One part of the Rutidosis leptorrhynchoides isolate AG116_Rl617_1_P2 chromosome 1, CSIRO_AGI_Rlap_v1, whole genome shotgun sequence genome encodes these proteins:
- the LOC139887068 gene encoding basic blue protein-like: MDNKKLSIFILVATTLVVHTLAGDDVKTYVVGDDKGWTLGVDYEDWAKGKTFYEGDILVFKYTPGEYNMIFANGDFLTDCKICPANKVHDSGNDEITLGRAGWHGFICGIADHCKQGMKLKIEALSTDVKPKAV; this comes from the exons ATGGATAACAAAAAGTTAAGCATATTCATCCTTGTAGCTACAACATTGGTTGTACATACTTTAGCTGGTGATGATGTTAAGACGTATGTGGTTGGAGATGACAAAGGATGGACCCTTGGCGTTGATTATGAAGATTGGGCCAAAGGAAAAACATTCTATGAAGGCGACATACTTG TATTCAAGTACACTCCAGGAGAATATAATATGATATTTGCTAATGGAGATTTCCTTACCGATTGTAAAATTTGTCCGGCTAATAAAGTGCATGATTCTGGAAACGATGAGATCACTTTAGGCCGTGCTGGATGGCATGGCTTTATTTGCGGTATTGCAGATCATTGTAAACAAGGAATGAAGCTTAAAATCGAAGCCTTATCCACAGATGTCAAGCCTAAAGCTGTGTAG